The following proteins are co-located in the Siansivirga zeaxanthinifaciens CC-SAMT-1 genome:
- a CDS encoding DUF5689 domain-containing protein codes for MKTKNSLLACILILIFSGCIQDEDYTVPNISIVEPNIPREQITTFKTVKSLYEQAVNSGNTTVVVRSETPIFIEGYVISTDKSGNFFEELIIQNKTDESNPDNDPRLGFKIAINVSSLSDTYQFGQKVYVKLNGLTIGESNGVITLGKGDAVNVMQLQASEYKDVIIRSPEIAEIVPKTAFIENLTASDLNTLIQLQNMQLNRFELGATYASESIDEFDGLRTLESCDSGTSIILQTSTFADFKSLVIPQGKGSITGVLSRNFGDDFNVLVVNNTLDVTFNDTDRCDPLELNCGLARQVGTKNLFFEDFENQKNNKLIVGNGWTNYIEAGSQGWEAYSSTSTNASLGRSARFQSASSGDISNIGWLITPAINLDVYQGETLRFKTSNSLADSSFLEVLYSLDWDGLPENIKTATWGVLSAAYIVKDTDSFVPWFNSGSVDLSCASGTMYIAFKFTGGGQDTFDGVYELDDVSIDCME; via the coding sequence ATGAAAACAAAAAATAGTTTATTAGCGTGTATTTTGATACTTATTTTTTCTGGTTGTATTCAAGATGAAGACTATACTGTACCTAATATTTCTATAGTAGAACCGAATATTCCAAGAGAACAAATAACAACGTTTAAAACGGTAAAATCTTTATACGAACAGGCTGTAAACTCAGGTAATACAACGGTTGTAGTTAGAAGTGAAACGCCTATTTTTATTGAAGGTTATGTAATTTCTACCGATAAATCGGGTAATTTTTTTGAAGAATTAATCATCCAGAATAAAACAGATGAAAGCAACCCAGATAATGATCCAAGGTTGGGTTTTAAAATTGCTATAAATGTGAGTAGTTTATCCGATACGTACCAGTTTGGACAAAAAGTATATGTAAAACTAAACGGATTAACCATTGGCGAATCTAATGGGGTTATTACACTTGGTAAAGGGGATGCGGTAAATGTAATGCAATTACAAGCCTCTGAATATAAGGATGTCATAATTAGAAGTCCGGAAATTGCCGAAATAGTTCCCAAAACAGCCTTTATTGAAAATCTAACAGCATCAGATTTAAATACCTTAATACAATTGCAAAATATGCAATTAAATCGCTTTGAACTGGGAGCTACGTATGCTTCGGAAAGTATCGATGAATTTGATGGTTTACGAACTTTGGAAAGTTGCGATTCTGGCACATCCATAATTTTACAAACCAGTACTTTTGCCGATTTTAAATCGCTTGTAATTCCGCAAGGAAAAGGAAGCATTACAGGTGTTTTAAGTAGAAATTTTGGCGATGATTTTAATGTTTTGGTTGTAAATAATACACTTGATGTTACTTTTAACGACACAGACCGCTGCGACCCCTTAGAACTTAATTGTGGTTTGGCGCGTCAAGTAGGTACTAAAAACTTATTTTTTGAAGATTTTGAAAATCAGAAAAACAATAAATTAATTGTGGGTAATGGTTGGACGAATTACATCGAAGCTGGTTCTCAAGGTTGGGAAGCCTACAGTTCTACATCTACAAATGCTTCTTTAGGAAGGTCGGCACGATTTCAATCGGCTAGCTCGGGAGATATTAGTAATATTGGTTGGCTTATTACTCCCGCCATAAATTTAGATGTTTACCAGGGTGAAACTCTTCGTTTTAAAACGTCTAACAGTTTGGCAGACAGTAGTTTTTTAGAGGTTTTGTATTCTTTAGATTGGGACGGTTTGCCAGAAAACATTAAAACCGCCACATGGGGCGTACTCTCTGCTGCTTATATTGTAAAAGATACCGACTCATTTGTGCCGTGGTTTAATTCAGGAAGTGTAGATTTGTCTTGTGCTAGCGGCACCATGTATATCGCTTTTAAATTTACAGGAGGCGGTCAAGATACTTTTGATGGCGTTTATGAATTAGACGATGTAAGTATCGATTGTATGGAGTAA
- a CDS encoding TonB-dependent receptor produces the protein MKEKMLFFVIFFSGLCTLFSQQTIVKGSVIEANSFTPISGVTVIIENTSLTTHTNSSGEFQFSSNIPMGEQIIKISKEGFTTKRFPIVINEGGLVNITDMILDRDFSSAKDLFTITLTDDELNDDTSVSDNISGLLQSSLDVFHRTAAFEFSASFFSLRGLDSSNGTILINGIEMNDVFNGRPQWSYWGGINDALRNQDLSMGLTPSNYHFGGFLGTTNINVRALQARAGARINYSNSNRSYTNRLMATYASGLLKNNWAFACSVGRRWGDEGFADATFYNANSFFASAGKSINDKHSIHLSAIYTPNRRGKSSPNTQEVYDLKDIKYNEYWGWQNGKKRNSRIKDIAMPIFILNHDWNISSKTTLNTNIAYQSGIISNSRLDYNGTDLINDFPQGGGANPSPSYYQKLPSYFERNYPNNLEFAYAALKNFQNNGQIDWDTMYLANVNNAQNGGHAVYALYDDVVANTQLSLGSVLNTYINKNIILNAALNYRGLKSENYAQVVDLLGASTFLDVDAFATEMDEAQNDLLHPNRIVKQGDIFKYHYNLNAQILSGFAQTQFNFNKTDFYISTQITSTQYQRDGLYKNGGFPDNSFGKGDKLSFLGLGFKGGLIYNISSKHFLDFNAGYVTKAPTLQNTFSNSRENHQIVPNISEEKTMAFDASYMFRNAFIKAKLTGYFISIKDANEISFFFADGIGGDNSAFVQEILQNVNKQHVGTECGIEVNLTSQLKLKGVAAIGQFIYNNNPNLLLSTEPDTEAEAAGFVNGYKDFGASYLKNYKLATGPQNAYSVGFEYNDPDFWWFGATANFFKNTYIDVSPLTRTSNFNTDFDGNVFNDYDAVLARQLLKQERFKDYMVVNLVGGKSWKLGEYYIGFFASINNLLNEIYKTGGFEQGRNANYRELRNDKALQTPVFGFKYWYGRGTTYFLNMNIRF, from the coding sequence ATGAAAGAAAAAATGTTATTTTTTGTAATCTTTTTTAGTGGTTTGTGTACCTTGTTTTCACAGCAAACGATAGTGAAAGGCAGTGTGATAGAAGCCAATTCCTTTACGCCTATAAGTGGTGTAACCGTTATTATTGAGAACACATCTTTAACAACGCACACAAATAGCTCTGGCGAATTTCAGTTTTCTTCAAATATCCCCATGGGAGAACAAATTATTAAGATTTCAAAAGAAGGTTTTACAACAAAACGGTTTCCTATTGTAATTAATGAAGGTGGTCTTGTAAATATTACAGATATGATACTGGACAGAGATTTTTCATCGGCAAAAGATTTATTTACAATTACTCTAACCGATGACGAATTGAACGACGATACCAGTGTTTCCGATAATATTTCAGGGTTACTACAATCATCATTAGATGTTTTTCATAGAACAGCGGCCTTCGAGTTTAGTGCATCTTTTTTTAGTTTACGAGGGTTAGATTCCAGTAATGGAACCATTCTTATAAATGGTATAGAAATGAATGACGTTTTTAATGGCAGACCACAATGGAGCTATTGGGGAGGCATTAATGATGCCTTGCGAAATCAGGATTTAAGTATGGGTTTAACACCTTCAAATTATCATTTTGGTGGTTTTTTAGGAACTACAAATATAAATGTAAGAGCATTGCAGGCAAGAGCAGGGGCACGAATTAACTACTCAAATTCTAATAGAAGTTATACCAATAGGCTTATGGCAACCTATGCTTCAGGTTTATTAAAAAATAATTGGGCTTTTGCATGTTCTGTAGGACGGCGTTGGGGAGACGAAGGGTTTGCCGATGCAACGTTTTATAATGCTAATTCATTTTTTGCTTCGGCAGGAAAAAGTATAAACGATAAACATAGCATACATTTATCGGCTATTTATACACCCAATCGGCGAGGAAAATCATCACCCAACACACAAGAGGTTTACGATTTAAAAGATATTAAGTACAACGAATATTGGGGATGGCAAAACGGAAAAAAACGCAACTCAAGAATTAAAGATATTGCTATGCCAATTTTTATTTTAAATCACGATTGGAATATAAGTAGCAAAACAACTTTAAATACAAATATAGCTTACCAAAGTGGTATCATAAGCAATAGCCGACTAGATTATAACGGCACCGATTTAATTAACGATTTTCCGCAAGGTGGCGGCGCCAACCCCAGTCCTTCATATTACCAAAAATTACCAAGTTATTTCGAGCGTAATTACCCCAATAATTTAGAGTTTGCTTATGCGGCACTAAAAAATTTTCAAAATAACGGACAAATAGATTGGGATACCATGTATTTGGCAAATGTTAATAATGCTCAAAATGGTGGTCATGCGGTGTATGCTTTGTACGACGATGTGGTGGCCAATACACAACTTAGTTTGGGGAGTGTTTTAAATACGTATATTAATAAAAACATCATTTTAAATGCGGCTTTAAATTATAGGGGACTTAAATCTGAAAATTATGCACAGGTAGTCGATTTGTTGGGCGCCAGCACCTTTTTAGATGTCGATGCTTTTGCAACAGAAATGGATGAAGCTCAAAACGATTTATTACATCCTAACCGAATTGTTAAGCAAGGCGATATTTTTAAATATCATTATAACTTAAACGCGCAAATTTTGAGTGGTTTTGCGCAAACACAGTTTAATTTTAATAAAACCGATTTCTATATTTCTACCCAAATTACCAGTACACAATACCAACGCGATGGACTTTATAAAAACGGGGGGTTTCCTGATAACTCCTTTGGTAAAGGTGATAAATTAAGTTTTTTGGGTTTGGGTTTTAAAGGTGGCTTGATTTATAATATATCATCAAAACATTTTTTAGATTTTAATGCGGGTTATGTAACTAAGGCACCTACATTGCAAAATACGTTTTCAAATTCAAGAGAAAACCATCAAATCGTTCCTAATATTTCCGAAGAAAAAACAATGGCATTCGATGCCAGTTATATGTTTAGAAACGCCTTTATAAAAGCGAAACTTACGGGTTATTTTATTTCAATTAAAGATGCCAATGAAATTTCTTTCTTCTTTGCCGATGGTATAGGAGGCGATAATTCTGCTTTTGTACAAGAGATTTTACAAAACGTAAATAAGCAACATGTAGGTACAGAATGTGGTATTGAAGTGAATTTAACTTCACAATTAAAGCTTAAAGGAGTTGCTGCTATTGGTCAATTTATCTACAATAACAATCCAAATTTACTATTGTCTACCGAGCCCGATACCGAAGCCGAAGCTGCTGGTTTTGTAAATGGATATAAAGATTTTGGAGCATCGTATTTAAAAAATTATAAACTAGCAACGGGACCTCAAAATGCATATTCAGTAGGGTTTGAGTATAACGACCCAGATTTTTGGTGGTTTGGAGCAACCGCCAATTTTTTTAAAAACACCTACATAGATGTCAGTCCGTTAACACGAACATCGAATTTTAATACCGATTTTGATGGAAATGTGTTTAATGATTATGATGCCGTTTTAGCACGACAACTTTTAAAACAAGAACGCTTCAAAGATTATATGGTTGTTAATTTGGTTGGAGGGAAATCTTGGAAGCTTGGTGAATACTATATCGGTTTTTTTGCAAGCATTAACAATCTTTTAAATGAAATCTATAAAACAGGCGGTTTCGAACAAGGTAGAAATGCCAATTATAGAGAATTAAGAAACGATAAAGCTTTACAAACCCCTGTTTTTGGATTTAAATATTGGTATGGTAGGGGTACAACCTATTTTTTAAATATGAATATTAGGTTTTAA
- a CDS encoding endonuclease/exonuclease/phosphatase family protein, producing the protein MKLTLFCLYIGLLLLSALGFSQEKKHYKIQTIAFYNLENLFDTTDDPNTFDESSPLMELKIDRENVFKLKIKNMAKVISDIGKDSNQNSPTLVGVAEIENRTVLEHLLNDSLLIDKDYGIIHYESPDARGIDVALLYQKQLFKPTSSSKHEVKIYDTDTGNRYYTRDILLVSGFLENEPVHVLVNHWPSRRGGETKSRKNRMKAASVAKRITDSLQTINPYAKIIIMGDLNDDPTNASLKKVLKTKKDMDKLAPKDIYNPYEAFYKQGQGTTAYRDSWSLFDQILISKALTEKDFSTYSFYKAAIYNKNYLITQSGTYKGYPLRSFSNGGFSNGFSDHFPVYIYLIKEVGAINTSGNK; encoded by the coding sequence ATGAAACTTACATTATTTTGTTTGTATATTGGTTTACTTCTTCTTAGTGCTCTGGGCTTTTCACAAGAAAAAAAGCACTATAAAATTCAAACCATCGCATTTTACAACCTCGAGAACCTCTTTGACACCACCGACGACCCCAATACATTTGATGAATCAAGCCCCCTTATGGAATTAAAAATTGATCGAGAAAACGTGTTTAAACTTAAGATTAAGAATATGGCTAAAGTCATTTCTGATATCGGAAAAGATAGCAATCAAAATAGTCCGACTCTAGTTGGCGTTGCCGAAATAGAAAACAGAACTGTTTTAGAGCATCTCCTAAACGATTCGCTACTTATTGATAAAGATTATGGCATAATACACTACGAATCGCCTGATGCCAGAGGTATTGATGTGGCTTTACTTTATCAAAAACAATTATTTAAACCTACAAGCAGCAGTAAACATGAGGTTAAAATTTACGATACCGATACCGGAAACAGATATTATACCCGTGATATATTATTAGTGAGTGGCTTTTTAGAAAACGAACCCGTACATGTTTTGGTTAACCATTGGCCATCGAGACGTGGTGGTGAAACTAAAAGCAGAAAAAACCGAATGAAGGCAGCTTCGGTTGCTAAACGAATAACCGATTCGCTTCAAACTATAAATCCGTATGCAAAAATTATCATTATGGGCGATTTAAACGACGACCCCACCAATGCTAGTTTAAAAAAGGTTTTAAAAACCAAAAAAGACATGGATAAATTGGCTCCAAAAGATATTTACAACCCCTATGAAGCTTTTTATAAGCAAGGCCAAGGAACAACAGCATACAGAGATTCTTGGAGCTTATTTGATCAAATTTTGATAAGTAAAGCATTAACCGAAAAAGACTTTTCAACTTACAGTTTTTACAAAGCAGCCATCTATAATAAAAACTACTTAATAACTCAATCTGGAACATATAAAGGCTACCCCTTGAGAAGCTTTTCTAATGGCGGTTTTAGTAATGGCTTTAGTGACCATTTCCCCGTTTATATCTATTTAATAAAAGAGGTTGGTGCTATAAACACAAGCGGCAACAAATAA
- a CDS encoding endonuclease/exonuclease/phosphatase family protein yields MPELDDYSVKNNLHTISFYNVENLFDVKNDKKTFDDDFLPNSYKNWTADRYNNKLKKLSFAISNIGKTETGKHPALIGLAEVENAKVIRNLLNQENLKSCHYEFIHYDSLDERGIDVALIYDKTIFEVKHSEVFTIKLFNHDGSPDYTRDILLVKGFLDGTLIHVIVNHWSSRREGEKESEEKRLIASNKVAEIISNVRNEDTEAKIIVMGDFNDDPSNESIKNLLEKANLFNPMETLRSFSRGSTNHNRQWNLFDQIFFTTNFFTHNLDTLAFDEANIFDPNFLKIMNGRFKGTPFRTYNGKRYEGGYSDHFPVYAIFKRNN; encoded by the coding sequence ATGCCAGAATTAGACGATTATTCGGTTAAAAATAATTTACATACCATAAGTTTTTATAATGTAGAAAACCTATTCGACGTTAAAAATGATAAAAAAACTTTCGATGATGATTTCCTTCCAAACTCCTATAAAAACTGGACCGCCGACCGTTACAACAACAAATTAAAAAAATTAAGTTTTGCCATTTCTAACATTGGTAAAACTGAAACCGGAAAACATCCTGCCTTAATTGGACTTGCAGAGGTAGAAAATGCAAAAGTGATTCGGAATTTACTAAATCAAGAAAACTTAAAATCTTGTCATTATGAATTTATTCATTACGATTCGTTAGATGAACGCGGTATTGATGTAGCTCTTATATATGATAAAACTATTTTTGAAGTTAAACATTCTGAAGTTTTTACCATAAAATTATTTAATCATGATGGTTCGCCAGATTACACCAGAGACATTTTATTGGTTAAAGGTTTTTTAGACGGCACTTTAATTCATGTTATTGTAAACCATTGGTCGTCGAGACGTGAAGGCGAAAAAGAAAGTGAAGAAAAACGCTTAATTGCATCTAATAAAGTTGCAGAAATTATTAGTAATGTGCGTAATGAGGATACCGAAGCTAAAATTATTGTTATGGGCGATTTTAACGATGACCCATCGAATGAAAGCATTAAAAATTTATTAGAAAAAGCGAATCTTTTCAACCCGATGGAAACGCTACGCTCATTTAGCAGAGGCTCGACAAACCATAACCGACAGTGGAATTTGTTCGATCAGATTTTTTTTACCACCAATTTTTTCACACACAATTTAGATACTCTGGCATTTGATGAAGCAAACATTTTTGACCCTAATTTTTTAAAAATTATGAATGGTCGTTTTAAAGGAACTCCGTTTCGAACTTACAATGGAAAACGCTATGAAGGCGGTTATAGCGACCACTTTCCGGTTTATGCTATTTTTAAAAGGAATAATTAA
- a CDS encoding penicillin-binding protein 1A: protein MNWIASLLHKKWFKWSLISGASIVAFFTVIYISVYLGFFGKTPNSKDLSHIKQAEATQVLDANGALIGKYYIFDRQPLSFEDFPQHLIDALVATEDVRFYQHDGVDNVSLLRVFVKNILLRDQSAGGGSTITLQLAKNLFGRKDYVMFSMLINKFKESIIAKRIEEIYTKKEILTLYLNTVPFSDNTFGIESASRKFFNKPTKALSLSEAATLVGTLKASTYYNPRLHLKRAEARRNVVFQQMLNNNYLAKDAFELLKSQPLNIDYKSFNHDVGLAPYFRAEVKRQLAKILDSIKKPDGSSYDLYRDGLVVHTTLDSTMQVYAEAAMKAHLTDLQKAHETSFGTHAPWQSKSQLVTSLIKELPVYKSYKKAGLTASQIIDSLSKKHKTTLFSWEGDTIKKASVIDSLSHYLKFLNTGMLSINPKTGGIKTYIGGIDFRFFQYDHVSQSERQVGSTFKPFVYTTAIENGMKPCTYFSLASVTYTNYDDWTPTNSGASEDDPYINYSLEKALSNSVNTIAVKVLNEVGILKVIEQAKRMGITKELPEEPSLALGVAEINLQELTGAYASFVNESKHVKPYAITKIEDKNGKVIATFKPEVAKEQDYSDYTRQVMLQIMQSTVNTGTAARLRSTYGLKNDIAGKTGTTQNNKDGWFVGITPHLVTVTWVGNDNHHIGFKTTGIGQGANSALPIFAQFYKSLNNDSQFKAITQSHLETPTDAVLNDLDCETEKRDGFLKRLFGSKKKEKTFKGN from the coding sequence ATGAATTGGATAGCATCCTTATTACATAAGAAATGGTTCAAGTGGTCTTTAATATCTGGAGCTTCCATAGTTGCTTTTTTTACTGTTATTTATATTAGTGTTTATTTAGGATTCTTCGGAAAAACACCTAATTCAAAAGATTTATCACATATTAAACAAGCCGAAGCTACTCAAGTTTTAGATGCTAATGGTGCGTTAATTGGTAAATATTATATTTTCGATAGGCAGCCGTTATCGTTTGAAGATTTTCCACAACATTTAATTGATGCCTTGGTAGCTACCGAAGATGTTAGGTTTTACCAACACGATGGCGTCGATAATGTGAGTTTGTTGCGTGTGTTTGTAAAAAATATTTTGCTTCGAGATCAATCTGCAGGAGGTGGCAGTACAATTACCTTACAGCTTGCCAAAAACCTATTTGGCAGAAAAGATTATGTCATGTTCAGTATGCTTATTAATAAATTTAAAGAATCTATTATAGCAAAGCGAATTGAAGAAATCTATACTAAAAAAGAAATACTTACCCTGTATTTAAACACCGTACCTTTTTCTGATAATACCTTCGGAATTGAAAGCGCGTCCCGTAAATTTTTTAATAAACCTACCAAAGCATTGTCTTTATCTGAAGCTGCTACTTTAGTAGGTACTTTAAAGGCAAGCACTTACTATAATCCCAGATTACATTTAAAACGTGCCGAAGCTCGCAGAAATGTGGTGTTTCAGCAAATGTTGAATAATAATTATTTAGCTAAAGATGCCTTCGAACTACTAAAAAGCCAACCGCTTAACATAGATTATAAGTCGTTTAATCACGATGTAGGTTTAGCGCCTTATTTTAGAGCTGAAGTAAAACGACAATTAGCTAAAATTCTAGATTCTATTAAAAAGCCCGACGGGTCGTCTTACGATTTGTACAGAGACGGATTAGTTGTGCATACAACCTTAGATTCTACGATGCAGGTGTATGCTGAAGCAGCCATGAAAGCCCATTTAACAGACTTGCAAAAAGCGCACGAAACATCTTTTGGAACTCATGCACCATGGCAATCTAAATCGCAACTTGTTACATCGTTAATAAAAGAATTGCCTGTATATAAGTCTTATAAAAAAGCAGGATTAACAGCGTCTCAAATTATAGATTCATTATCAAAAAAACATAAAACGACCTTGTTTTCATGGGAAGGAGATACCATAAAAAAGGCTTCTGTTATAGATAGTTTAAGTCATTATTTAAAGTTTTTAAATACAGGAATGCTTTCAATTAACCCTAAAACAGGAGGCATAAAAACATACATTGGTGGTATTGATTTTAGGTTTTTTCAATACGATCATGTGTCGCAAAGCGAACGCCAAGTGGGGTCTACATTTAAGCCTTTTGTTTACACAACCGCTATCGAAAACGGCATGAAACCTTGTACATATTTTTCCTTAGCTTCTGTAACGTATACCAATTACGACGATTGGACGCCAACCAATTCTGGAGCTTCAGAAGACGATCCTTATATTAATTATTCTTTAGAAAAAGCCTTAAGTAATTCGGTTAATACCATAGCTGTAAAAGTTTTAAATGAAGTAGGTATTCTCAAAGTAATCGAGCAGGCAAAGCGCATGGGAATTACAAAGGAATTACCAGAAGAACCTTCGTTAGCTTTAGGTGTTGCCGAAATAAATTTACAAGAATTAACCGGTGCGTATGCAAGTTTTGTAAACGAAAGTAAACATGTAAAACCGTATGCTATTACCAAAATTGAAGATAAAAATGGAAAGGTAATAGCTACTTTTAAACCAGAAGTAGCAAAAGAACAAGATTATAGTGATTACACCAGACAAGTTATGTTGCAAATAATGCAGTCTACAGTTAATACCGGAACGGCTGCGAGATTGCGCTCAACATACGGACTTAAAAATGATATAGCAGGAAAAACAGGAACCACACAAAATAACAAAGATGGTTGGTTTGTTGGAATAACACCTCATTTAGTAACGGTTACTTGGGTTGGAAACGATAATCATCATATAGGTTTTAAAACAACGGGTATTGGTCAAGGTGCAAATTCAGCCTTGCCTATTTTTGCTCAATTTTATAAAAGTTTAAATAACGATTCTCAATTTAAAGCGATTACACAAAGTCATTTAGAAACTCCAACCGATGCAGTTTTAAATGATTTAGATTGTGAAACAGAAAAGCGAGACGGATTTTTAAAACGTCTTTTTGGAAGCAAAAAGAAGGAAAAAACCTTTAAAGGGAACTAA
- the hflX gene encoding GTPase HflX, translating to MLEKKDITLEKAVLIGVITKEQDEVKSKEYLDELEFLTYTAGGEVVKRFTQKMEMPNPKTFIGTGKMEDVRLYIEENDIGTAIFDDELSSAQERNISKILNCKVLDRTNLILDIFAQRAQTSYARTQVELAQCEYLLPRLRGMWTHLERQKGGIGMRGPGETEIETDRRIVRDKIALLKERIKTIDKQMSVQRGNRGAMVRVALVGYTNVGKSTLMNVISKSEVFAENKLFATLDTTVRKVVIQNLPFLLSDTVGFIRKLPTQLVESFKSTLDEVREADLLLHVVDISHPNYEEHIDSVNKILGEIKSADKPTIMVFNKIDAYKPEKLDTDDLETEKTTKHYTLEEWKSTWMSKVGNNALFISAINKSNLEDFKKRVYDEVREIHITRFPYNKFLYPDYDATIDSE from the coding sequence ATGTTAGAAAAGAAGGATATAACTTTAGAGAAAGCCGTTTTAATAGGTGTGATAACTAAAGAACAAGATGAAGTAAAATCTAAAGAATATTTAGATGAGCTTGAGTTTTTAACTTATACCGCAGGCGGTGAGGTCGTAAAACGTTTTACGCAAAAAATGGAAATGCCAAATCCTAAAACCTTTATAGGAACTGGTAAAATGGAAGATGTGCGTTTATATATTGAAGAAAACGACATTGGAACCGCAATTTTTGATGATGAATTGTCCTCAGCTCAAGAACGTAATATTAGTAAAATTCTTAATTGTAAAGTATTAGATAGAACAAATTTAATACTCGATATTTTCGCCCAACGCGCTCAAACAAGTTATGCACGTACGCAGGTAGAATTGGCACAATGCGAATACCTATTGCCAAGATTACGAGGTATGTGGACGCATCTTGAACGCCAAAAAGGGGGTATTGGTATGCGTGGTCCTGGTGAAACAGAAATTGAAACCGACAGACGTATTGTACGCGATAAAATTGCTTTACTTAAAGAGCGCATTAAAACCATCGATAAACAAATGTCTGTGCAACGCGGTAATCGCGGGGCTATGGTGCGAGTGGCTCTTGTGGGGTATACCAACGTGGGGAAATCAACTTTAATGAATGTTATAAGTAAAAGTGAAGTCTTTGCCGAAAACAAACTGTTTGCAACGCTAGATACCACCGTGCGAAAAGTTGTTATACAAAATCTGCCGTTTTTATTAAGTGATACGGTTGGGTTTATACGCAAATTACCAACACAGTTGGTTGAGAGCTTTAAAAGCACCTTAGATGAGGTAAGAGAAGCCGATTTATTATTACATGTAGTCGATATTTCGCATCCAAATTATGAAGAGCATATTGATTCTGTAAATAAAATTTTAGGTGAAATAAAAAGTGCCGATAAGCCAACCATCATGGTGTTTAATAAAATTGATGCTTACAAGCCAGAAAAGTTAGATACAGACGATTTAGAAACCGAAAAAACAACCAAACACTATACACTTGAAGAATGGAAAAGTACCTGGATGAGTAAAGTGGGTAATAATGCATTATTTATTTCGGCAATTAATAAAAGTAATCTAGAAGACTTTAAAAAACGTGTTTACGACGAAGTTAGAGAAATACACATTACACGTTTTCCTTATAATAAATTTTTATATCCAGACTATGATGCAACAATAGATTCTGAATAA
- a CDS encoding DUF3078 domain-containing protein, producing the protein MKKTLFLVLLFLGAISLNAQTKEELEAKKAEKQAELDAVKEEVNALQAQIDALPGWRKGAFGVIGGSLSNFNNWYAQGTPNNASGNIGFTFNAYANLIEEKFFWRNSLSTNLTWVKLDDKDNPNDDDSFKPTTDVFNISSLYGRNITKTLAASGLVEYRTTILNNFNDPGYLDFGIGATWTPIEHLVVVVHPLNYNFVFSSGQTIFESSLGAKVVADYTRKIGAINFKSNLSMFESYKSNNYSNYTWTNSFSYTLWKMIGVGFDFGLRNNKQEALTYALAQTPAAATSFDDLDNKLQTYYTIGLTYKF; encoded by the coding sequence ATGAAAAAAACATTATTCTTAGTATTATTATTTTTAGGTGCTATTTCATTAAACGCACAAACAAAAGAAGAACTAGAAGCTAAAAAAGCCGAAAAACAGGCCGAATTAGATGCTGTTAAAGAAGAAGTAAATGCTTTACAAGCCCAAATTGATGCGCTTCCAGGTTGGAGAAAAGGTGCTTTTGGTGTTATTGGTGGTAGCCTTTCTAACTTTAACAACTGGTATGCTCAAGGAACTCCAAACAATGCTTCAGGAAATATAGGTTTTACTTTTAATGCTTACGCTAATTTAATTGAAGAGAAATTCTTTTGGAGAAACTCATTATCTACTAATTTAACTTGGGTTAAACTAGACGATAAAGACAATCCTAATGATGATGATAGTTTTAAACCAACTACAGATGTTTTTAATATTTCATCTTTATATGGTAGAAATATAACTAAAACATTGGCTGCATCTGGTTTAGTAGAATACAGAACAACCATTTTAAACAACTTTAACGATCCTGGTTACTTAGATTTTGGTATTGGTGCTACATGGACTCCTATTGAACATTTAGTGGTTGTGGTGCACCCTTTAAACTACAACTTTGTATTTAGTTCTGGACAAACGATTTTCGAATCGTCTTTAGGTGCTAAAGTTGTTGCAGATTATACTAGAAAAATTGGAGCCATAAACTTTAAATCAAACTTATCGATGTTTGAAAGCTACAAAAGCAACAACTATTCTAACTACACTTGGACCAATTCGTTTAGCTACACTCTATGGAAAATGATTGGGGTTGGTTTTGATTTTGGTTTAAGAAACAACAAACAAGAGGCTTTAACCTATGCTCTAGCTCAAACACCAGCGGCTGCTACAAGTTTTGATGATTTAGATAACAAACTACAAACTTATTATACCATTGGTTTAACTTATAAGTTTTAA